The nucleotide window TGCATTTTGGCTTAATACAAAGTCGCATGCCTCTTCAAATAATTCATCGGTATTCTCTTTAGCCGTTTCTTTCACAAGGAGTTCTTGCTCTTCAAAGATGTAATCAGCCTCCCCTTGTGTGCGAACATGAGCTACAACTGCATCAATTTCCTCGTCACTAACAAAGGTTCCTTGTAAACGAACCGGTTTGCTTGCGCCACTTGGCAAGAAGAGCATGTCCCCTTTTCCAAGTAGTTTTTCAGCGCCACTTGCATCCAGTATCGTTCTAGAATCGATTTGCGACGATACAGAGAACGAAACACGCGTTGGGATGTTAGCCTTGATAAGGCCCGTAATTACATCTACAGAAGGTCTCTGCGTCGCTACAATCATATGAATACCACATGCACGCGCTTTTTGAGCAATACGGCTAATGGATTCTTCAACATCATTTGGAGCTACCATCATCAAGTCGGCTAACTCATCAATTACGATTAAAATATACGGTAGTTTTTCTCCGGTATGATCTGGGTGACTTGCATATTCATTGTATTTTTCCATATTTCGAACGCCAGTATGACTAAATAACTGATAGCGCCGTTCCATTTCTTCTACAGCCCATTTCAAAGCAACGGTAGCCGCCTTTGCATCGGTAATTACCGGGCTAACAAGATGCGGGATTCGATTGTATGGTGCTAGTTCCACCATTTTCGGATCAATCAAAAGTAGCTTTAACTGGTCTGGTGTCGCTTTATAAAGCAAACTCACCAGTAAAGAATTGATACAAACACTTTTACCCGATCCTGTCGCCCCAGCAATTAAACCATGTGGCATTTTTTGTAAATCAGTAATAATCGGTGTTCCCGAGATGTCTAATCCTAGTGCGGCAGTAAGTGGCGACGCGGATGATTGAAAGGCTTCTGTATTCATTAATTCAGAAAGCATCACCGGACGACTTGTTTGGTTAGGAATTTCAATCCCAACTGTGCTCTTACCAGGTATCGGCGCTTCTATCCGAATATCTTTTGCTGCCAAGCTAAGTTTAATATCATCTGTTAAATTGGTAATTTTGCTAACTTTAACACCTTTTTCTGGTTGAACTTCAAATCTAGTAACAGCTGGTCCTTGTGTTCTGTTAACAACACTCGCATGAACATTGAAATTTTCTAATGTCTCGTCTAACATTTCTTGCTGCATTTGGAGCCACGAATCATCTTCTCGTTTAGAAACTGGTGGATGAAGCAAGTTGAATGCTGGGAATTGATAATTTCCCGCGGGTTTTACTGTTGTCGCCATTCGCTCTGGAACCACCTCTACTGATTCCTCTTTTTGAAGTGCTTGCTTGTCTCTTTTTACCATCATTACGTTAAACGGAATTCTGCTCTTTTGTAATTGTTCTTGTTGATTTGCTTCTGCCTGTGTTTTTTTTGCAACTGAGGCCATTTGTGGTTTTTCTTTTATAAGCGAAACACGAGTTGGTTGCTCAGAAGCAATCGGTTCAACTGGCTGTTCTGGAATAACTTCCACTGGTTCATCCGCTACGCTCGTCTCTTCTACAACATCTTCCGGAAACGAATCTTCTATCTGGCGTTCTACTTCGGCTTCAAAAGCAATCGTTTCGGCATCTGCTAAGTCTGGCAAATCTACTGGTGTAATTGTCAAATCATCCCGTATTTCTGCGATTTCTTCCGGTTCAGAAACTGCAAATTCAAATTTACTCGGCCGTTTATTAAAAGCATAAACAGGAGACGGAACATCGGTTGCAGCAAAAGGACGTTTTCTCATCTCTTCTTTCACTACAGGTTGTTCTGTCTTTTGTTGTAATGGCTTCATATTAATTTTTTGTGTTTGAGTTGGTGCGTTATTTGGTTTATCTGGTATCAAAGGAAAACGAAATTCGCCTTTTGGATATTGATAGACCATTTGTGTCTTTATAGGACGTTTCACTTGTTGCAGCGTTTTTTGTTTAGAAACCGGAATTGCTTTATTAGCTACCGGCTGATTATTTCTTACTACACTTCGTTCTTTTGTTTTTATTGCCGTTACATTTGATTTTGGTACTACATCTGGAGCACTTTTTACTTTCTTTTCTGCTTTTTTAGCTGGTGCTGTTTCATATGTATCTACTTCTTCGTCCATATCGCCAAAGAAAAAATCTTTAAACCATCCCATTCATAATCACCCTAAATTTAATTTTCTTGTTTGATTTTAACAGACAAAAACGAAATAATCTATGACAAAATTGTGAATTCGCTATATTTCGAGTTATATTCATTATAATACCTTGATATTACTAGCTTTAAACCTGATATAAGTTTTTGTTATAGACTAGGAAACGACTATTTTTAATACGATTTATCCGATTATTGTATACAAAATATAATTAATAGTAGAACAATTTTCCGGATTTCACAATATGCTATTTTAACGAACAAAAAAACACCTGATTTGTAATCAGATGTTCATAAACTATCCTTTATTTAGAAATTAACTGGAAAAACTTCCCCAGTAACTGCAGAGTCTTCTAAAACCAAAATTCCTTTTTCAGTCGGTGCATTTGGTATCGCTAATTCTCTTGCAGCACATA belongs to Listeria ivanovii subsp. ivanovii and includes:
- a CDS encoding DNA translocase FtsK, with product MGWFKDFFFGDMDEEVDTYETAPAKKAEKKVKSAPDVVPKSNVTAIKTKERSVVRNNQPVANKAIPVSKQKTLQQVKRPIKTQMVYQYPKGEFRFPLIPDKPNNAPTQTQKINMKPLQQKTEQPVVKEEMRKRPFAATDVPSPVYAFNKRPSKFEFAVSEPEEIAEIRDDLTITPVDLPDLADAETIAFEAEVERQIEDSFPEDVVEETSVADEPVEVIPEQPVEPIASEQPTRVSLIKEKPQMASVAKKTQAEANQQEQLQKSRIPFNVMMVKRDKQALQKEESVEVVPERMATTVKPAGNYQFPAFNLLHPPVSKREDDSWLQMQQEMLDETLENFNVHASVVNRTQGPAVTRFEVQPEKGVKVSKITNLTDDIKLSLAAKDIRIEAPIPGKSTVGIEIPNQTSRPVMLSELMNTEAFQSSASPLTAALGLDISGTPIITDLQKMPHGLIAGATGSGKSVCINSLLVSLLYKATPDQLKLLLIDPKMVELAPYNRIPHLVSPVITDAKAATVALKWAVEEMERRYQLFSHTGVRNMEKYNEYASHPDHTGEKLPYILIVIDELADLMMVAPNDVEESISRIAQKARACGIHMIVATQRPSVDVITGLIKANIPTRVSFSVSSQIDSRTILDASGAEKLLGKGDMLFLPSGASKPVRLQGTFVSDEEIDAVVAHVRTQGEADYIFEEQELLVKETAKENTDELFEEACDFVLSQNAASTSLLQRHFRIGYNRAARLMESLENHQIVSGINGSKPRDVIITKDQLAKLRNKET